A segment of the Lolium perenne isolate Kyuss_39 chromosome 3, Kyuss_2.0, whole genome shotgun sequence genome:
CACCATGGCCAGGAACAGAAGGGGAAGAAGAGAAGAAAATTGCCTCCGATCTGGATTATTGGGGAACAGAAACCTACCTAAAAACCTACCTATACACAGCCGGACCTCCCTCCCACTCGCCGCCGGCCACCTTGGCCGCCGGCGACGGGCGGGAGAGAGGCCGGAGCAAGGGGAGAAGAAGGGGATCAAGGGTTGGACTCCACGAAGGGTAAGACGCCACAGGGGCAAGGGAAGTATCCTAGTTTAGATTGACGGCGATAGATACGTGAAACTGAAAATCAGCTACTACGTTCATAGATGAGGTAAGTTGATGCCCACTGATTTTTATTGCGCGAGTACCCCAGTATCCCATGATTTCAACAAGAGCAATGTTGTAGTGTAAATTATAACGGTTCAATACCCCTACTACTCGAAAATCGTCTGGAAGGCAAACTTCGATCTGCAATGATAAGGCTATGTTAGCAAGTATCCAAACTaaaaaaggaaaaataaaaataaaaataaaaatagcaactagCAGTAACAACCCTCAAGTTATCTTCAATCCTATGTGGTTCGCTAGAAACTCTAAGCAAACTTGCCGAAGTCAGAATTGTTGCAGAGCGTGCATTGCACTCTATAAATACACCACTGCAAGCAAATTTTTTTGCACATCCTACAGAGGCAATCATTTCACTTATCAATCATTGATCAATTAAAACATGGAAACATAATGACTATATAAGAGAGTCATCACCGTCGAATGAAGCAAGTGAGACAACACTATGATTCATTTTCCAAGCAAGATGTTTCCTTGATTTTGAAGATAGTGAGGTAGCACATCGATTAATTTCGAAATCAAAACCTTTGAATGGTTTTCTAAAGATATCCTTGCAGAATGTCTGTTCGAGACCATTAATGATACGCTTGCCtggcatgatacacaagttaaaaGTGCTTGATAAAGTTTTAAGGTGTGCATGTGCAACAATCTAAGCAAGAGAAAATGAATCTAACTTTCCATCTCCTCTTCCTCCCTGCCATTGAGGTTTGATGGCTGTCAGCCATGCCTCTTGGGTCCAGGCTGCAGTTGTATCCTATGAAATGATTTTGCTCACCTCCTGTCATTATCATGTTGAGACCTGGTTCTTCCATCTCATATTCGATTCTTGCTCTTGTAGCATCATCAACCCTGCAGCACAACGTTGAAAACACACCGTGATAAATCCACAAAAACAAAATATCACAGACCATATACAAAATGAGATATTAAACAAGGGAAATATAGAACAAGAAGGGAGTCAAAATAGTTACAGATATTTCACAGCAGATAAATTTATTGAAAACTCCTATGTCTTGTTAAATGTAAGTTGAGGGTGCGGCAGAAATATGTATTAGCACCAACACTGAAATAACAGCCTTAATCAAGTACAATACAAAAAATAACAACCTTAATCAAGTACAGTACACCTGCAGCTTGTTGGGGGTACAAGAGGAGATGGTAACAGATGCAGAGCAACAGGAGATACCAAAAAATCACACAAGTAGAAAATAGCTAACAAGACCTTCAGGACAAACTCATAAACCTTGGAAGCTGTTGTTTGGCTTTTAGAATGATACAGCTAGCACAAACTCAAATAGAAATAGGGGTAGGGGATGTAGTATATGATGACGTAAAAGAGAAGCATGGGTAAGACAAACAgaatgagggagagagagggctgcaagggcgcgagaaggccggccgggggccttttgcccacggccgggcaagagggaggggatttccttcttaattcttgcttgattagattgatacatctcctctccatgtatagagaggtttacttgactcccaagcaagtcttacttgacccctaagcaaaccataagactaacgggcccAGGCCCATGACATACTCTAACAGAAATCCTTCCCTCTTGCCCAGCCGTGGGTAAAAGGCTCCCGGCCGGCCTTCTCGCGCcctcgcagccctctctctccctcccaaaccctagcagccatATAACAGGTTCATTGGTGTACATACTTTATCATCTCGTGAATCCACAAGAATCGAAGAATGAAAGGTCTTTGTATGTAGGGGGTCTTTTTTTCTTCGGTACGAGAGCAGTTCATCCCAATAAAGTTGCCATCAAAATCAACAAGGGGGCCTCCAATCCCGACCTAGAACAAAAGCGAGGATGAAGTTACGCAAGAAACATGCAATTCACAATGCCTGAAAGTAAGGAAATGCATCAGCTTATACGGTGAAAGTGTATAGATTAGGCTGCCACCCATACCATCATACAGATATCAGTAGAAATTaaagcagctagctagctagctcacCTTGTGGATCCTGCACGTGCTTAGCAGTGGATTAAAGGTTGGAGCAATTGGAGAGGAAAGATCTACTCCGCTTCTGTAGTCTAATGATCCTGAATCGAAATGGCGCCATACCGCCGCAACCTTCCTGTAAGGCTCAAACTTCATGTCCCGATCAAGACTTACAGGTGCAAACCCAGACACTTTTGCGACGTCAACCACGAAAAAGAGATGATAAATATCAGGATTCTGTACCCGCCCAGTGACAATCCTATCATCCGGAAGGCGTACTTTAATCTCAAACGAGCACAAGGAAACTGAATCATCATGAAAGATGAAAGGCGCACTCAATTTCCGAAAGATCTTCTTTCTAGGCCAAGTATGTGGAATCAGATCAATCGATGTCAGGAAACTTGTAACTCCGGGACATGAGGTGTCGATGCATATGCCTGTGCATTCCCGTAACAGGGTATCACCTGGAGAAGGAGATCGAGTCATGTACGTATACATGCAAACTGAATATAAAAAACAAGCTAATAACATGCATGATAAATTATTAGTACCAACCAACCATGGAATGAGGCCAGCGCCACAACGCTCATCCGTAATCTGGAAAGTACTTGCTCATTCAAGGCGCATTTTCTGGATTCACTCGAGCGGCCCAATGAGGTACCATCCAAACCTAGTTGATTAACACGGTAAAATCATGTGTGAGAAATCGAAGTATCGGGGCATaaattcaaatttagacaaatttaaACTATCCGAATTTTGAACTAAATCCCGAACACTtaggggagtggtgttttggaacatgggagcaaatgctccttCTATTTTGAAtttcatcttacacatattttgaatttcaaaaaaattgaaacgaaaaatccgcacgtacatcttcacgtgctacgtgctcacaaagttgtttcataaaaaatggactttccatgtgacgtgtgtaaaaaagagaaaattcagtcctaaaaataatgctttttacacgataaattttctttttttacatagaccacaaaaaatattgatttttcgtgaaacttgacgaatgcacatatattatggagatgtacatgtagaattttttgtcaaaatttttcgacaactcgaaatataattttttggtatagggagcatatgcacccgggagccgaattgaatttccgaacaCTTAGTATGTATCAGAGGGAGTACTAGTTGCGGGAAAAAGCTAAACTTGCGGCATGGACTCACTTGGCCTAGTTACTGGTCTTTTGCAAGGGCGTTGCTCTTCATCGCCTCTCATGAGCCCGCGCTTGTTTTTCATCATCGATCGTTTCAAAACACCTAGACAGCAATGAACAAAATTCGACAAACAGACACCACTAGTGGATCAATGTGGTTGCAAAAGCAATCCAATGGAGGGATTGAACTATCTGCATACAAGAGATCGGAGGGAGAAACTGCAACAAAAAAAAATACCCTAGAGACTGTGGCGGGATCGCTCTAAGGAACTGGGTGGGTTGAAGTATTCCCATATACAACCAGGAAAGAAAGATTGGAGAAGGGATACCTTGTAGAGAAGcctctgctccggccatcgcttCTGGATTCGTCGACCAAAGGGCCTTTGCTCTCACTGTCCAAATTTTCCTGGAGAAGCGGAGGAGGATGCTGTCACGTCCATAGAGTCCAAGTAGGGTTTGGTGGGTGCCCGCTTCAAGCAAGAAAATGGGCCGCACACGCTGCGCCGGTGGGCTGAACCCATTTTCTGACTGTACTGTTCACCAGCGCTGCTTCCTATCAGGCTTAAGGGTACCACTAGAAAAAGGCCAACCTTTGGAAAGGGAAAATTCGCCGCACGACTCACGAGAGAATGACACGTGTCAGCCTCGCACTAAACGCGCGCGTCACGCGCCCCATCCATTGCATCGAGTACACGCCCGCGCGCATCGCCTTCCGCTGGGTACGCCTGTGATGCTGCTAGAGTACGCGCTCTGTATCGCTGCATATATCGCTATCCTACATCTACGGACTGCTTCTACGGACTGCTGCTACGGACGATACGTGGCTGGTTGCGGTTGGATATTCTGCTGCGGTTGTTTCTCTGATTCCGGAGGCGGATGCACCCCTGCTTGCCAACTCAGTCCGTAAACCTAATCCGTAGGAAAACAGTCCGTATGTGTAGCATTACTCAATCATACGCGAAGGCAAGCATCCAATCGGAAACGAACGAGTACACACCACTTGCATCCGAGCACACGCATGCATGAATCGATTAGCATGCATGCATAGAGCAATCATTTCAGTTTCTTTTCGTGTCTAATGAAAAAGGGAAAAATATATGTTCTATCAAGTACGAGTACAACTATAGGAATACCGAATACAAGTATAATTATAGTCGCGCACAACACACTAGTACAGTTGCACACAACACACGAATACAGTTGcgcacaacacacgagtacagttgcaCACAGAcgagtacaagtacagtcacgtacacgagcaggtacagtcgcgcacacgagcaggtacagccacgcacaacacacgagtacagttgaacacacaagcgagtacaagtacagtcacgcacacgagcaggtacagtcacgcacaacacacgagtacagttaaaCACACGAGCGAGTACACGTACAGTCACGCAGACGAGCAGGTACAAACGCgcatacgagcaggtacagtcgtgaacacgagcaagtacatgtaCAGAAATACAGtggcgcacacgagcaggtacagccgCGCGTAAGTAAAGGTACAGTCCCGCACACGGCCGAGTACAGTTAGCGAGTAAAGGGAAACATTGCACCAAATACACTAAAAACAGAAATACTTATCAGTTGAAACACAAGTACAGCTAGGTACACACCACAGGTATAATCATAATATTATTGGAAGTACGAAAAAAAAGTATCTCCAAACCTATCAAtatgggatctagttttgaagatctcgacgcgaggatctcaaaagtgaaaacggttcgcaatttggacttacggttctcaagatatttcattttgaaaaaacgaatctagagaaaaaagggaaaaactgacacaacccagtcttctctctcctcccccatccccaccttgcttccccttgcgacacgtggcgagcaggaagaccacttcccagggattttctggcaccacagcgcgccacttgtcgCGTGCGGAGCGAATTACcttcccttcgcgaaggtcggTCTTTTTCTAGAGTTTTTCGGCTTTTTTGCTTCATAATGAACTTTGATACGGCCCGTTAGACACTCGGCCTCCACACACACTCGTCCATATCAAGGGGAatacaatatgattattgaagagATTAAGGAGACGGCTTCATCCTTTGCGAAGACGGTCTTCAGACATGAAGGTAGGAATTGTAATGGGGAGCCTCACCGCCTTGCTCGTAGTAGTGTTAGTTTGGAAGCTGGTCGCCATCTGTGGCTCCTGCACCCGCCGATGGGCTTTGTACCCCGCAAAACCTTTTAGTTAATCAATAAAGAGTGGGGATTTCTTAAAAAATAAAATCCGCTCGGGAGCTCCTATTCGGGGCTCGCTGCGTCTGTTCCGGCTTTTCCTATTCATCACCCGCGTGGTTTGATCCGCAGGAGTgtttgggccgcggcccattaacATGCAGGGAGCCTGTAGGCTTTGATTTTCTGGTTTTCGTCGATTTTTTTTCGATTTTACTTGGGGTTCACTTGTATTTCGGGTTTTCTTCGGTTTTTCAAAAAAATTATGCTTTTTCTTTTTTAATAAATTTTAAAGTGGAGTAAAATTTAAAGttaagcaaatttcaaagtaAGCAAATTTTTAATCTTAGCAAATTTTAAATGAGCAAATTTTGAATCTGGATAATTTTTAAATCTAAGTAAATTTCGAATCTGGGTGATGGTTAGCACCGCCCGTCTGTTCCGGGCGCAACGCTTTGAAGTGTCGTTCCGCGTGGGCCGGCCCACCAGCTGGCTCGCTCTAGAGTCCTAGATCGGTATCATTTCCATCGCTCTATTAACACATTAGTTCGCTCCAGATTGGTTAAAATTGAAATTTTTTGTACGAAATAAAGTATTCTGATTTCAAAATATTCAAATTAAAACAACagattttaaaaaatgttcagatttttaaaaaCCGTCTAGCATTTTGAAAATTGTTTAGATTTTTTTAAAATCATAATTTaaaatattcagattttcaaaaaCTATTCGGATTTCATAATTGTTCATTTTAAAAAGTTCATATTTTGAAAAGTTGTTCGGATCTGAAAAATAGTTCAGCTAAAAAAGTTTATATTTTGAAAATTTGTTCAGATCTAAAAATTGTTCGTATTTTGAAAACTGTTCATATTTTGAAattttgtttgaatttgaaaaaatGTTCAATTTAAAAAGTTCACATTTTAAAATTTTGTTCATATTTGAAAATTATTCTCATTCTACCATATTGTGAAAAAACAAGAAAAGagcacaaaagaaaaaaaaagaaaacatgaaaaaaaaacaGCTGAAATCCggctcagaaaaataaaatagaaaaaagaactaTAGGAACcccgactggaaggttctagaaagttcCTACAACCGGATAAACCAGAAAAAACCGAATTCCTGCTGGGCCGGCCTATTTGGAGGTACTACGTATTAGCGATGGGAGAAGGTAGGCGTTTCCAGGCTAATGAATGCAACCAGCGTCAAATAGGGATTGCCCATCCGCTCCGGCCGAGTTCTCACCTGGCCGAGTCAGGGGAACGCGCACTCAgcaggcgggcggcggcggcgcggcagccCTAGGCGACCCGACGGGAAGCAGAGCAGGCGGgcgggcggcggagcagcggccaGAGGGAGCAGAACAGGCTGCAGGCGACGGCGCGACGGCGCGACATCAACGACCAGGACGCCAGTCGCCAGGTGCTCTCTCATTCCCCTGATCCCTAATTTCCTATTCCCCCTCAGATTTCGCATCGCATGCCTGCCTATTTGCAACTACTCTAGCAGATTTCGGCCAGCACGCCTGCACGTACTCTAGCAGATAATAAGCACTTAGCAATAGCAGATAATAAGCACTTAGCAATAGCAGTACTGTTTGCAAGCTTGTAAGCATCCAGCCTATTTGCCTGTAATTGACTAATTTGTCTGTAAACATCCAGCTTATACTACTAGCAGATATAGTTTCTTAGATGCAATTACTGTTAAATGCAAGCTTTTAATTGACTAACTTTTCTGTAATATagatgaagaagaagagtgcTGCTGGCAGTAGCCTATTTGCATTGTGGGAAATATGGTCTTATCTGTTATGATTGTTTTACTTGATTGAAAAATTTGTTATGGTTGTACTGAAATTATGGTCATGTCTCATGTATAGCAGTCGTTTTCATTGTTATAGTGTCTCGAGGTTTTATTTTTGCGGTGAATACCTACTGACTAAAACTTGGCGCCGCTACTGCTGATAAGAGTTGATTAATTCCGCCCACCTATACTACATGCCCCGCGCCTTGCCGCCATGGATTTGACTCAACTTTTCGTTGCCAATCTGCAGGGCTCGTTCGCAGCAGCAGCCGCGTCCGACCCTCTCTCCGCCCACCATGTTCCGGCCACCAAATGCCTTCGGAGCACCGCGGCCTCCTCACCCCCCTCCATGGCAGTGGCATCAGCAGCAACCTTtccagccgccgccgcctccccaacCTGCGGTGGCGGTGGCCAGTTCCTTTTGGCAAAGCAACAATGTGCGTGAGCATCTGAGGAAGCTGCAAGACACTGTCGCCATTTCAACAGCTCTGTGAGTTCCCTAAACCCCTAAAGTTAGCGATGACTATTTACCCGATTCTCTATGGTATTTGTGCTGAAACAAATGCTACCCGATTCTCTATGGCATTTGTGCTGAAACAAATGCTATGGATTGGCAGGATAAAGGAGCTAGAGGAAATCACACTGGCTAGGGATTCAGCCGATGCTAGTGCACCAGAACCAGATTCGTCCGCAGTACAAGTGTCTGCAGGGTCTGGTGGTGCTTCTGCAGACAGGCCCTGTCATTTTGTTGAGCTCGCTAGCGAGCTCAAGATCACCCAAGACACTCACGAATCCCTGGCAACAGATGCAGCTAACTATCTCTGTTCTCAACTTCAGCACCTTCTGGCACCTATCTCTGCTGCTGTTAACCAAGGTGGTCCTTGGGAGGAAACATCGGCGATGGTTAGGTTAGCTCAGAAGCTGCAGAAATCCAAGAGAAATAAgcgatggaggaagaggaagaggaagcatGTAGCAGAGCTATTCCAGAAGGTGGAACTTCATTCACATGTTTTTATGCTCATATCTTCGTGAAAACAGTTCAGTTAGCATCAGAGCGGCCACAAAATCCAATAAATTGATGATGTTCCTTTTCTTGATGTTGTGTAGGAGAGTGCAGATTTTGAGAGAATCGATCAGGAGGCTGATGAATGGAGGGCTAGGCAAATAGCGAATGACATAGCAAAACGCAAGGTGCCCTGTCTCATTTGTCGAAACTGCTATTTCATTTATAGTAGGACTTCTTTCTGTAGTAAGACATCACTGTTGTTCTTCAAAAATGAACTCGTTGCTGCATGCAGATGGAAAGCATGAAGCAAATTGCCAAGAAGAAAGCAAACGAGGAAAGAAAACGTCTAGAATCGGAGGTAAATATTGCAACAAAATTTTGAATCCTTGTGTGGGATGTGCTTTGGTTATTTGGTTTtgttctgtttcttttttttgtGCGTGTCTGTGTGGACTATGTTCTATTAATTCTCTGCTAGCACATTTATAACCTAATAATACTTTTAATATTACTGTGTCTTAGATAGGTTAAGCGTAAGCCTTAAGTTATGCAACTGTTGGTTTCTGACCTTTCTCTTGTTTACTTATAAATTTATCAAATTTCTACATGATGCTCTTTCAAAGATTTGTTAAAATTACCAAATAGTTGTCTTTGACATAGCAAAGCCCAACTTCTGTGCTTGATTTCATCTACCTGCTTGCTCAATTGCTGTGTCAGATTTGTGCGCAAGCATTTTTGGTGTTCTTCAGTAGTTTTTTTTTCGGAATTCTTCAGTAGTTTTGTTGTGAAGATTTTCAGCTCTTATAGTTCTTTGTGGAGGTATCTGTGCCTTTATTTGAACTAAATAATATTTGTGGAAACAAATCTGCCATTTCCAGCTTGAGCTCGCGCTAATGGTGGAGAAACTCCAGGAGCTTCGCTCTATAAGGGTTCAAAAACTGAAGAAACAAGGTAAGATATCCCCCATTTAGTGCTCCCCTCCTCTTTCAGCTATATGAGTATATGGACCATATGCTCAAAGGGCATAGGGGCACAACATCTTTGAAACAGTTATTAGACTGGACATTTTCCTTAGTACATCAAGTACTTTAACCGCCCAATCTCTCTCGTAGTCGTAGCGCTAAATGCATGGACAGGGGTTTGAAAGATTGATGTAACCACAATGTTGATTTCTCAATGGAATTTGAGTGTAAAATGACAGTATCCCAGAAAAATGGACTTGTATTAAAACAGAGGAAGTATACTGTCACATTGTTTTCTGATGAATTAACTATTAAGATCTCAGCCATAAGGTTTGAATTATGTACTCAGTTCAAGGCAATGCTTTTACATATGTATCCAAAGTTTGTGTCCAGCTGTGATGATATGGTTAATCTGTTTTGTTCTCGCTGTTGCATGTCATCCATGCCCGATAACTAACATTGGAGACATTTTATATTTCAGGCCATTTTCTGCCAGAAGAGGATGATAAATATCTTGAGCGTGTCAAGGCTGCAGTTGAGGAAGAGGAGCGCCAAGCTGTAACTGCTGCTCGAACAGATGCTGCTAAGAATGCTATTCTCACTGCTGAGGAATCAAGAAAGAATACACATCATACATCTGCTCAAGAAGATGGTCCTGAACAACCTGAAAGTGGCTCAGCACCAGAGCAGAACCAAGGAGATGCAAGCATAAATGAGAAAAGTGATCAtgtaaataaaaaaacagaacatGTAGGTCAAAAGGTTGAGATAAAAGGGCCTGGGCAGTCTGATTCTGTTACGAATCTGCCTTTTGAGTTCTACCACTATTATCATGGGAGTAGCTATGACATGGGGACACTCATTGAGGTAATCTATTCCAACTTCTGAACTTCATGCAAGTGTCATGGGTTTGTAAGGCAGTGCGAGACACATATCTGATTAGGCTTGCCAATCTTAGAGACTTAGACATGACCTGTTGATTTTCAATGTAAACAGAAAGATAAG
Coding sequences within it:
- the LOC127341972 gene encoding U11/U12 small nuclear ribonucleoprotein 59 kDa protein; the encoded protein is MFRPPNAFGAPRPPHPPPWQWHQQQPFQPPPPPQPAVAVASSFWQSNNVREHLRKLQDTVAISTALIKELEEITLARDSADASAPEPDSSAVQVSAGSGGASADRPCHFVELASELKITQDTHESLATDAANYLCSQLQHLLAPISAAVNQGGPWEETSAMVRLAQKLQKSKRNKRWRKRKRKHVAELFQKESADFERIDQEADEWRARQIANDIAKRKMESMKQIAKKKANEERKRLESELELALMVEKLQELRSIRVQKLKKQGHFLPEEDDKYLERVKAAVEEEERQAVTAARTDAAKNAILTAEESRKNTHHTSAQEDGPEQPESGSAPEQNQGDASINEKSDHVNKKTEHVGQKVEIKGPGQSDSVTNLPFEFYHYYHGSSYDMGTLIEVRRMWDSFIRPGGSRIPGHWIQPPTPADEVWASYLVQPK